The Syntrophus gentianae nucleotide sequence CAGAATCTGGACGGTCTTCGTGATATGCCCATTCGTATGGTGCAGAATCTTGAGGATATGCACCCTGTGCTCAAGAATTCTTCTACGCCCGCAATATCTGGAATAGCTTTTCTTGAGGCGCGTAAATGTATTCCTGAATCTTCTCATGCATCACTCTTTGGACCTGTGGCGCAAAACCGGGCTCTTTCCGCATTCGCTTGTACAGGGGGCTGAAGGTGTCGTGAGGGTTGAAGTTGGGCTTCAGGATAACCTGATTTCCATTGAGCTTGTCAATAAAGACCATTTGGTTTTTCTCCTCAGGAATCAACACAAGGTCTCCCTTGGTTGGAAGAGCGCTCAAATCAGTCCTGGCGCCGGTAATGTATGCCAGGGCATCGGCCTGGCAGCAGTGTATGGAGGTCTGCAC carries:
- a CDS encoding helix-turn-helix domain-containing protein: MRRFRNTFTRLKKSYSRYCGRRRILEHRVHILKILHHTNGHITKTVQILGISRPKLRQKTRQNKSYPQQA